In Fimbriimonadales bacterium, the following are encoded in one genomic region:
- the der gene encoding ribosome biogenesis GTPase Der, translating into MEKKKLPCVVIVGRPNVGKSSLFNRIVGGRVAVVEAQPGVTRDRLYHVAEWDDKKFEVVDTGGILFSRDDPLIEQIRTQANIALTDADVVIFVVDVTDGVTPADQELADELRKIGKPILIAVNKVDNPERESLVSDFYALGLGEIFPISALHNRGISELMEKTIQLLPETTPTDEEEEPIKIAILGRPNVGKSSLLNALVGEQRAIVSEIPGTTRDAIDTEISFRGQKILLIDTAGLRRPGKVQGSLEYYLTLRAERALHRAHIGIIVVDGSLDFVDMDKRTAKMVHSAGKACIIAVNKWDLVEPPDGNPHKKSAEKKNFTKKIHIEIPELSYAPVCFVSAIAKTGLEALLETCLEVIENYHFRIQTGTLNRILREATYEKPYTRKGKPLRIYYGTQVGTAPPTFVLFCNDTSLVHFSYVRYLENKIREEFPLEGTPIRLLFRQSHEPKNA; encoded by the coding sequence ATGGAAAAGAAAAAACTGCCGTGCGTCGTTATCGTAGGGCGACCGAATGTTGGGAAGTCGTCTCTTTTCAACCGCATCGTGGGTGGTCGAGTAGCGGTCGTCGAAGCGCAACCGGGAGTTACGCGAGACAGACTCTATCATGTCGCCGAATGGGACGATAAAAAATTCGAAGTCGTGGATACGGGGGGGATACTCTTTTCACGAGACGACCCGCTCATCGAACAAATTCGCACCCAGGCGAACATCGCGTTGACCGATGCCGATGTCGTTATCTTTGTCGTGGATGTAACCGATGGAGTTACCCCGGCAGACCAAGAACTTGCAGACGAATTGCGCAAAATCGGTAAACCGATTTTAATTGCGGTGAATAAAGTCGATAACCCCGAGCGCGAGTCTCTCGTAAGCGATTTTTATGCTTTAGGGCTCGGTGAAATTTTTCCAATCAGTGCATTGCACAATCGCGGAATCAGCGAACTAATGGAGAAAACCATACAACTTCTTCCCGAAACTACCCCCACCGATGAGGAAGAAGAACCCATAAAAATTGCCATCTTAGGGCGCCCGAACGTCGGTAAGTCTTCTCTGTTGAATGCATTGGTCGGAGAACAGCGCGCTATAGTGAGCGAAATCCCGGGAACTACTCGCGATGCCATCGACACAGAAATTTCGTTTCGCGGACAAAAAATCCTTCTCATCGATACCGCCGGTCTTCGACGCCCAGGAAAGGTTCAAGGCTCTTTGGAATACTATCTGACGTTGCGTGCAGAACGCGCCTTGCATCGCGCTCATATCGGAATCATCGTCGTAGATGGTTCATTGGATTTCGTAGATATGGACAAACGCACTGCAAAAATGGTGCATTCCGCGGGTAAAGCGTGCATCATCGCCGTGAATAAATGGGACCTCGTCGAACCACCCGATGGGAATCCGCATAAAAAAAGTGCGGAAAAGAAGAACTTTACTAAAAAAATACATATCGAAATTCCGGAACTCTCCTACGCACCTGTGTGTTTCGTAAGCGCAATTGCCAAAACCGGATTGGAAGCATTACTGGAAACTTGTCTGGAGGTCATAGAAAATTATCATTTCCGAATTCAAACAGGGACTCTCAATCGCATTCTTCGAGAAGCGACCTACGAAAAACCCTACACGAGAAAAGGCAAACCACTGCGCATATATTATGGTACCCAAGTCGGTACTGCCCCCCCTACGTTCGTGTTGTTTTGTAACGACACGAGCCTCGTCCATTTCAGTTATGTGAGATACTTAGAAAACAAAATCCGAGAAGAATTTCCCCTCGAAGGGACTCCTATTCGTTTACTTTTCCGCCAAAGTCACGAGCCTAAAAACGCGTAG
- a CDS encoding DnaJ domain-containing protein, which translates to MASNRFVNPDHYRILGVEKAASLTDIKRAYRRLARKLHPDVNRDPDALRKMQEVIEAYRVLSDAAKRSKYDAEKEAGFPNSPPPPTAAGEVRVSHLLSIVDLPSPVYCLAFTGREELAAVCFDNALHFLQPFTGQTLGKLDLNGGGVSSIKSVGKRKIIAAGTGDRLFSTWAISNHRLEHSKTKRVEWASQVAISPKGDVAIGCVDRTLQVFNASSGKSRFVMTSPDGPVTTLSYSNNGGLLAVGGSDKVTVYEAAHGIEMASFDGFGFAPVHSAFSPDDSLLAIALADHSIRIVEMRTGKTRKPLWGHETPIEAIAFHPSNWMLASGCRKGETRLWNALGATQIAHLGGHTGPIKALAFSEDGRLFAVGGLDRVVSIWSIEIAEHVAEA; encoded by the coding sequence GTGGCGTCGAATCGTTTTGTGAATCCTGACCACTACCGCATCTTAGGCGTAGAAAAAGCCGCGAGTCTTACAGACATCAAGCGCGCTTACCGTCGTCTCGCCCGGAAACTCCATCCCGACGTAAATCGCGACCCCGATGCTCTCAGAAAAATGCAAGAAGTCATCGAAGCCTACCGCGTACTCTCCGATGCCGCGAAAAGGTCGAAATACGATGCGGAAAAAGAAGCGGGATTCCCGAATTCACCTCCTCCACCGACTGCAGCAGGAGAAGTGAGAGTCAGCCATCTGCTCTCTATCGTGGATTTGCCCTCGCCCGTCTATTGCCTCGCATTCACAGGCAGAGAGGAACTCGCCGCCGTATGTTTCGATAATGCTCTTCATTTTCTGCAACCTTTCACCGGTCAAACCTTAGGAAAACTCGACTTGAATGGCGGCGGAGTCTCGAGCATCAAATCGGTTGGAAAACGCAAGATCATCGCAGCAGGAACAGGCGATAGACTTTTTTCGACATGGGCAATTTCGAATCACCGTCTCGAGCACTCCAAAACGAAAAGGGTCGAATGGGCTTCACAAGTTGCCATTAGCCCGAAAGGTGATGTCGCTATCGGCTGTGTTGACAGAACACTTCAAGTCTTCAACGCCTCGAGTGGCAAATCACGATTCGTAATGACTTCTCCGGATGGTCCCGTAACCACTCTCTCATACAGCAACAATGGAGGATTGCTGGCTGTCGGTGGGAGTGATAAAGTTACCGTTTACGAAGCCGCTCACGGAATTGAAATGGCTTCTTTCGATGGTTTCGGCTTCGCCCCTGTACATTCCGCTTTCTCACCAGACGACAGCCTCCTCGCCATTGCGCTCGCGGATCACAGCATCCGAATCGTTGAAATGCGTACAGGAAAGACCAGAAAACCACTATGGGGTCATGAAACACCCATCGAGGCTATCGCCTTCCATCCCTCCAATTGGATGCTCGCAAGCGGATGCCGCAAAGGGGAAACTCGTTTATGGAACGCCTTAGGAGCGACTCAAATCGCACATCTCGGAGGTCACACAGGTCCGATAAAGGCACTCGCCTTCTCGGAAGATGGGCGCTTGTTCGCTGTCGGAGGACTCGATAGAGTCGTCTCGATTTGGTCTATTGAAATCGCGGAGCATGTCGCGGAAGCATAA